Proteins found in one Salvia splendens isolate huo1 chromosome 10, SspV2, whole genome shotgun sequence genomic segment:
- the LOC121751895 gene encoding calmodulin-like — protein sequence MADQLTDEQISEFKEAFSLFDKDGDGCITTKELGTVMRSLGQNPTEAELQDMINEVDADGNGTIDFPEFLNLMARKMKDTDSEEELKEAFRVFDKDQNGFISAAELRHVMTNLGEKLTDEEVDEMIREADVDGDGQINYEEFVRVMMAK from the exons ATGGCGGATCAGCTAACCGACGAGCAGATCTCCGAATTCAAGGAAGCCTTCTCGCTATTCGACAAGGATGGCGATG GCTGCATCACTACCAAGGAGCTTGGTACCGTGATGCGATCTCTGGGGCAGAACCCCACAGAGGCGGAACTTCAGGATATGATCAATGAGGTTGATGCTGATGGCAATGGGACAATCGATTTCCCAGAGTTCCTCAACTTGATGGCCAGAAAGATGAAGGATACTGATTCAGAGGAAGAGCTCAAGGAAGCTTTCCGTGTTTTTGACAAGGACCAGAATGGATTCATTTCTGCAGCTGAGCTTCGACATGTCATGACAAACCTAGGGGAGAAGCTTACTGATGAGGAGGTTGATGAGATGATCCGCGAGGCTGATGTAGATGGTGATGGTCAGATCAACTACGAGGAGTTCGTCAGGGTCATGATGGCCAAGTGA